A region from the Schistocerca serialis cubense isolate TAMUIC-IGC-003099 chromosome 1, iqSchSeri2.2, whole genome shotgun sequence genome encodes:
- the LOC126417147 gene encoding 40S ribosomal protein S14a: MAPRKGKTQQEQVQVSLGPQVREGEVVFGVAHIFASFNDTFVHVTDLSGRETIARVTGGMKVKADRDEASPYAAMLAAQDVAEKCKTLGITALHIKLRATGGNKTKTPGPGAQSALRALARSNMKIGRIEDVTPIPSDSTRRKGGRRGRRL, encoded by the exons ATGGCGCCACGGAAAGGAAAAACTCAGCAGGAGCAGGTGCAGGTCTCTCTAGGACCTCAAGTAAGAGAAGGGGAAGTGGTGTTTGGCGTTGCCCACATTTTTGCCAGTTTCAACGACACTTTCGTCCATGTTACCGACTTATCAGGAAG GGAAACTATTGCCAGAGTTACTGGAGGCATGAAGGTTAAGGCGGACAGAGATGAAGCGTCGCCCTATGCTGCTATGTTGGCTGCTCAG GATGTTGCAGAGAAATGCAAGACATTGGGAATCACAGCACTGCACATAAAGTTACGTGCAACTGGTGGCAATAAGACAAAAACTCCTGGCCCAGGAGCGCAGTCGGCCCTACGTGCTCTGGCCCGGTCCAACATGAAGATTGGGCGAATTGAAGATGTGACGCCAATTCCCTCAGATTCCACACGCAGGAAGGGTGGACGACGTGGTCGTAGGTTGTGA